The region TAGTCCCTTGTCCTTTCCCTTGTGGCATGAAAACAACTGTCATTAGAAGCAGTTGATTAATGGTTGAGCCCTTCTCTGACCACTGCTTACTCCTTCAGACCTCAGCTTAGCTGTCCTCTGTTCTGGGAAGCCCCTTCTGCCACCCCTTCTGGCCTGTGTGCCACAGCCCCCTGTGAGTCACACCTGTGATTGACCCTTGTGGGTGTCACTGCCTGGGAACAAACTGGTATCTTGGAATGGGATGTCTAGGAGGGCAGGCCCAGGTCCCTCTTGGTCACTGCTGGGCTGTCCTAGGCCAGTGCTCAGGGGGGGTCTGAGCCAGCAGCTGAATGACAGAGCTCGGTCCCACAGATTCTCCCCAGACCTCCTGGGCTTGCAGGCAAGCTCAGCACTGGCCTGGCTGGCCCTGGAGGTGCTGGCCATCCTGCTCAGCCTCTACCTGGTCACTGTCAATACCGACCTCACCACCATCGACCTGGTGGCCTTCCTGGGCTACAAATATGTCGGGTGAGTACCCCCAAACCTGCCTGCCAGCCCCGCCCTTGGGCCCTGTCCTCAAACCAGCCTCCATTCTCCCTCTCTCCAGCATGATCGGCGGGGTTCTCATGGGCCTGCTCTTTGGGAAAACTGGCTACTACTTGGTGCTGGGCTGGTGCTGCGTGTCCATCTTCGTGTTCATGGTGAGCTGGGGCTCAGGGTGGGTAAGGCTGAGGACACAGGCCTCCTGGACATAGTTGGGCCCTGGGGCATCCAAGCAAAggatgtcagagaaggaatttagacgGGAGCTGTTGCCAAACTGAGGGCCATGGAGTGGCTAACCCAGCCTGGGTCAGGAGGGCTTCTTAGAAGAGGAGGTATCCAAGCTGGGTCAGGCAGAGCCGCAGGAGCCGGCATTGGGGCTGGTGAGGATTCCCACCCAGCCTGGGGGCTGGGTCCCCACCCTTCCCCTTATGTGGGGAACTTTCCCACCAAAATGTCCCTGGAAGGAGATTCTCTAAGAGCCCTTCCATCCGGAGTGGGGCTGCTGGCAGAGGGCCCTGGCTTGGGTTGACCCGAAATTCATGCCTCAGATCAGTTCTGGGGTtaaacctcagtttccccttttATAAAATGGGATGGTGATGTCTGCATGTCAGGGTGCTGGGAGAGGTCAGAGCCCAGGGTGCACATGGGGCGCAGGGCTACTGGGCTGTAAATGACCGAAGAGCAGATACGCTGATGTCatcatttcaaagttaaaaaaatgcatttcaaatattttagaaaatagtatTTCTAGCAGGGCACATTTCTagctgtaattccagctacttaggaggcttaGGTGGGgagatctcaagttggaggccagcctcagcaacatagggagaccccatttaaaaaaaactgaggtggggtgggggcagcctTAGGCAGTATGGGTcccacctataatctcagttaccggaggctgaggcaggagaatgaagGCCACCCCGGGcaatagtgagaccttgtctcagaaagGTTGCGAGTATAGCTCGATGGTAGACTGGGTCTGGGTTCAGTCTGGGATTGGGGAGGCAGGGTTGATGATCTAGTTTGTCTTTAAAAATGGTCATCCCGGAGGGTGCCAGGTGTAGCACGGAGGGTGCCTTGTCAAGCACGTGAGAGGCTCTGCATTTGATTTCAGCACCAAGAGGGGAAAAAACCGTGGCTGGTAAAGCTGTCTTACTGGCATTTGAGTCTAGAACCCTCATTTTTGCTCACGGACCCTGCTGGAGTTGCAACTGGAGGCTGCAGAGGGGCAGGATCTTGGCCCAGGCTGCGGGTTCTTGTGGGCAGAGGCTAGAAGTCCGCCCAGTCCTCCCGCCGCCCAGTCCTCCCACCGCCCAGTCCTGTGGCCCGGGCGGGTTGGTGGCGAGGGTAAACCCAGCGCccgtctcccctcccctcccagatCCGGACGCTGCGGCTGAAGATCCTGGCCGAGGCGGCGGCTGAAGGGGTACCGGTGCGCGGGGCTCGGAACCAGCTGCGCATGTACCTGACCATGGCCGTGGCGGCGGCGCAGCCCCTGCTCATGTACTGGCTCACCTTCCACCTGGTGCGGTGAGGGCGCCCGCGCAGCCGCCCGCCCGCTGCCGCCGCTCATCTCCGCCCGCCTCGGGCCGCCTTTCGGGGCAGGGCCGCCGCCCGCGCCCGCCCGCGCCCCTCTCCCCGCCAAGGTGCTGAGATCTCCAGCTGCACAGCGAAACAATAAAGCCTGATGGACTGGGGCCGCCTCCGTCCTTGGGACGCCGGGCAGGGGCCTGGCCGCCCAGCAGGGGGCAGCGCCGGGCCGGGGAGCGGAGCGACGGGCGGGAGCCAGACACAGCGCCACCATCGGGAGGGTTTAATCAGTGAGGGGACTTCTtgcccttctccttcttttccttcttctccttcttgtccttcttctcctcctttttcttcttcactttgaGCTTCTTGGCCTGGCCCGGGGTGGCTTCGTGCTGCTTGGCGCCCGCAGCGTGGCACTGTGGGCAGCGGGTGGGAGGGGAGATGTCCAGGCTGTCCTGGGAACGGCCCCGCCCAGCGCTGACCCCCACCCTGGCCTGCCTAGGCCCGGGCAGCCCTTTACCTTCCCCTCCGCATCTGAGTCGCTGgaggagctgctgctgctgctgctgctggagtCTGAGGAGCTGCCATTGCCATGCTGGGGGACAGGGATGACAGTGAGGGCGGGGAACCCCTTCCCAGACCCCCACCCCAAGTCGGAAAGCCGAGGTGCCACAAGGTCTAAGGACCAAAGTCGAAGCCAGGTCGCCCCATCCCCCTGCATGCCTGGTGGCGAGGTGACTTACCCTTGGTTTCCGAGGTGCCCCCGCCTCTGGCGGGCACTGAGCCTTGGAGGGACCGTGCCAGGGGTCTCTCACCTGGCCTGTCCCCGCTGGCTTCTTGGAATTAGAGTCCAGGGCTGCGACACAAATAAAGTTGGGTGGGTTGGGGGGTATCGGAACCCCCGGCCCGCTGAGCCTGCCCCCACCCACGGGGACCCCCCGCCCGGAGCGCACCTGTTGCCAGGTTGAACTCCATGGTGGCGAGTGAAGGTGGGTCGGAGGAGCGGGCAGTGCccgcagggaggaggaggagcgccCAACCTGTAGCCCCAGGAATTCGGAGGAGTCCCACCCTCCCAACCTTTGTCCCTGCAGCAACTAGGTCCTGACTCAccgcccctccctgccccacccacaCTTTCCTCCGTAGGCAGGGGGGAGGCGGACAGTTGATTGCCTGTTCCGGATCCAGGCCACCGGTGGACGGGCTGGGGTCGGGGCGTGTCGGAGCTGCAGGTTTCTGGGGAGAGGATGGAGGGTTGTTGTAAGCTTCCCCTCAAAAGGTCGGATGGCTGCCCTGAAGGGATGCCCGTGCAGGCCGCCGGGGTCTTCACTGTTTAACTGAGGCTCACAGCCCCTCTCCCGCCTGGAGAGAAACTGGCTGGGGTGAGGCGCCCAGGCCGGACGGGGCCTGGCCATTCCAGGCCCAGCTGTGTCAGCAGCAGAGAGACTTCCAGAAGGTTGTTTCACTCCCGGCCTGTGAGTGACAGCTGCCGCTGGGGCTGTGCGATCTGGGTGGGTTGGTTTCCTAGACTGGAGCCTGGCACAGATGGAATAATGCACATGGAGGATATGAAGTGGTGcctttagttttgttttgaataaagGCAGGTGTCTTAgcttgggctgctgtaacaaatacacCACAGATCCAGGCTGGGAGTTAAAGACCAAGGTACAGAGGAGCTGGTGTTTCTAAGGGCCACTTCCTGGCTTGTGAACAGCTGCCTTCTTTCTGCCGCCTCAGTGCCCCAGAGCAAGATCTAAGGACACTAACCCCATTCCTGTGAGCTCCACCCTTCTGATCTCACAACCGCCCTAGAGTCCCACTTCCAAATACCATCACGCTGGAGACTGAGCTTGAGCAGCATCGCAGCATCCAGCCCAGACAGCAGGCCCTGATACTACTTATTTTCAGATAGGAAGGCCGAGGGAGTCACAGGAAGATGCAGGGCGAACAGGGGTTCAGGCTCTGGCAGAGTGGCTGAAGTCAAAGCTCAGCTTGGCTTTCCGACTCACCCTGGGGACTCTAAACTGAAGGGATGTCCAGCTGAGCCCAGCCTTTTTACCCCTGAACCAGGCTTGAGTCAGACTGGGAGAGGAATGGGGGCCTAGCCTCTGTGACAGTGGGTGTCCTGACTGCACAAAGGGAGATTCTAGGCAGGAAAAGTGGCTGTACCCTCAGATATCTGCTCTAAATGTCCTCAGAGGTGCCTGCCCTGTCTCTGTCATTCCATCCCTTTCTCCTGCCCGGCATAGCCCCTGCTCACCACCATCTGAGGTTATCTTCATTCTTTATTCCTTTGGCATATATTTAATTGAGCACCTTAGATATCCAGTACAGTTCAAGGGCTAGGGGTACAGAGGTGAACAAAATCAGCCTCATGGAATTGACAATTCTACTGAGGAAAGCAGAGTAAAATGTACATAGTATGTTAAGgaaaaactggggaaaaaaagtttgTCATTTGGTGAATGGATGGACAAAATGTGGCATGCCTATCAGTGGAATAATATGCAGCAATGATAAGGAACAAGTCCCTGACACCCTGCATCACGGATGAAGCACACAATGCTATGGAAAAGCGGCCAGATGCAAGACTCTAATGCCTGATGtcatttatgtgaaatgttcAAGGAAGGCAGTTACAGAGACAGTAGTTAGTGGTTGCTAGAGGGCTGAtgaggggggactggggattaaCTGTAAATGCACAAGAggtaattaaaatgttctaaacaGCATATGGTAATGGCACCTACAgttccagccacttgggagactgaggtaggaggatccttTGAGTTCAGAAATTTGAGTCCAGCCTAGGCAATATAGTGAGATCATATAGGAAAgtgaaaatgttcttttttttgggggggggggtactgggaattgaatcctaGGAGTGCTTTACCTCCCAACccaatccccagtcctttatttaatatcatgctattttgagacagggtcttgttaagttgttgaaagtctcactaagttgccagggctggcctcaaacttgccatcctccttcctaaGCCTCCAGAGtgactgggattgcaggtgtgcaccaccaaatCCAGCCATATTGTGGAAATATTCTAAAAACTGATACATAGGGACAGTTGCACCACTtagcaaatttattaaaaatcactgaattgaaccaggcatggtagtgcacacctgtaatcccagtgactctggaggctgagatagggggattgcaagtttgaggtcagcctcagtaactaagtgagtccctaagcaacttaatgagaccctgtctcaaaaaaggctggggatgtgactcaatggttaagcacccctggtttcaatccctggtaccaaaaaaccccACTGAATTATATATTTGAATTGGGTGAGTTTTATGTAACTTATACCTCAATAAAAGCATtcgtatataaaattaaaaaattttttaaaaaaggaaaatggccagtcacagtggcacatgcctgttctcccagctgctcgggaagctgaggcaagaagactgcaagtttaaggccaccTTGGcaattagcaagatcctatctcaaaattaaaaaggtttgggagtgcagctcagtggcccCGAGTAccaaaaacagaataagaaaatgcAGCTGAGGGCAGGCCCGTGAGCCCTGGGTCCCAGCTACTTGAGGGGccggaggatcacttgagcccaggagtttgaggccagcctggtcaacatggagaccttgtctcaaacaaacaaaagccccaaggggctgggctcagtggtagagcactcacccagtatgtgtgaggccctgggttccatcctcagcaccacataaaaatgaataaaggtattgtgtccaactacaactaagaaatatatctaaaaaaaaacaaaaaaagacaaatgcaaGAGGAAAAGGTAATAAATATTTGGTATGATGGGGAAGGGTTGGATTTAAAAgtcactgaatatttttttttcattgaactcaagggcactttaccactgagccacatccccagcactttttatttattttttatttagagacagggtcttgctaagttgctgaggctggctttgaactggagatcttcctgcctcagcttcccaaactgttgggattacaggtgtgagccaggAGCCcagctgttttgttttatttagaggaagGGTCCTGCtgctgttgcccaggctggtctcttaACTCTTAGGCTCAAGCAAtctaatcctcttgcctcagcctcccaagtagctgggagaaCAGGCAAAAGCCACCACTcctctcagcattttttttttaatttttcagcatttttttttaaggtacaggggattgaactcaggtgcactctaccactgagctacatccccagtacttttcacattttagtttgagacaggatcttgctaagttgactaggctggtcttgaacttgggatcctcctgcttcagactgtGAGTAGCTAAGGTGACAAGAGTGTACCACTACACCTGACTTGAGTATCTTGAGTAAAAATCTAAagatatgggggctggggttgtggctcaggggtaaaacgctcacctagcatgtgcaaggccctgggttcgatcctcagcaccacataaagataaataaaataaaggtattatgtccaaatacaactataaaataaatattaaaaaaaaaaactaaagatatggAGGGAGAGTGCTCTAGGCAGAGGAATCgtaagtgcaaaggccctgaggtgggaatGTGCCTGTGTCCAAGGCATCGCAAGGAGGTCGAGTGGAGAACAGAAGGCAGAGGGTGGAGCTGAAGCGGTGAGGTGAGGAGaggagcagggtggggtggggattgtAAATGGGTCTTTCTCCCGCTGAGTGAGTGTGGCTTTGCCCACAGCTGAGGGCAGGATATGAGAGTGTGTGTTTCTCCTGGTGGAGCATGAATTCCATGAGGGTGGGGACTTGGTCTGCGGTGCTGTCACCGGATCTGTGTGACTCAGCCTTGGTGCTATCATTTGGTGAATCAGTGAGGTTACCTGAGGCCAGGGAGCGTGCTAATGGCAGGTTAGAGCAGCACAGAACGGCCAGTTTGGGTCCTGAGGTCAGTCCGCTGATGGGCGTCCTTGCTCCGCCCCTCACTGCTCGGTGGTAAGCAGCCCCCGACTTCTCTTCTCCTAAGGGGAAAACTTCCCTCACAAGTTTTGCACAGTCTGCCTGGCACAGGATGGAAGCCCAATACAGGTTAGTCTTTATAATTATTTCCCAA is a window of Ictidomys tridecemlineatus isolate mIctTri1 chromosome 15, mIctTri1.hap1, whole genome shotgun sequence DNA encoding:
- the C15H19orf33 gene encoding immortalization up-regulated protein — translated: MEFNLATALDSNSKKPAGTGQVRDPWHGPSKAQCPPEAGAPRKPRHGNGSSSDSSSSSSSSSSSDSDAEGKCHAAGAKQHEATPGQAKKLKVKKKKEEKKDKKEKKEKKEKGKKSPH